One Cardinium endosymbiont cEper1 of Encarsia pergandiella genomic region harbors:
- a CDS encoding phosphatase PAP2 family protein produces MCITNQYMMDEMPSIRFNPLILTIVYSLDQALFLVLNQWHHCSMDLFFILVTSTFFWIPLYILLIWLIKKALGWNGVICFILTIIIADQCSATWLKPLFARYRPCCMLPIAEVHLIGTYQGLYGFPSSHASNTYAFAMLFWRIFKNKYKFSYLFFIWATIISYGRIYGGVHYPLDVFAGGVVGCCIGLLMHAAYQKATNGYRYKS; encoded by the coding sequence ATGTGCATAACCAATCAATACATGATGGATGAGATGCCGTCCATACGGTTTAACCCATTGATCTTAACCATTGTGTATAGCTTGGATCAAGCATTGTTTCTTGTACTAAACCAATGGCACCATTGCAGCATGGATTTATTTTTTATACTAGTAACCAGCACTTTTTTTTGGATTCCACTTTATATTTTGCTTATATGGTTGATTAAAAAAGCACTGGGATGGAATGGTGTGATCTGCTTTATCTTGACCATTATTATAGCAGATCAATGTTCTGCCACATGGCTTAAACCACTTTTTGCAAGATATCGGCCTTGTTGCATGCTGCCCATTGCAGAGGTTCATCTTATTGGTACCTATCAGGGTCTATATGGTTTCCCATCCTCTCATGCGAGTAATACATATGCTTTTGCGATGCTTTTTTGGCGCATTTTTAAAAATAAGTATAAATTTAGTTACTTATTTTTTATCTGGGCTACTATTATTTCATATGGTCGAATATATGGCGGGGTACACTATCCACTGGATGTTTTCGCAGGTGGTGTAGTGGGCTGCTGCATAGGACTATTGATGCATGCAGCCTATCAAAAAGCAACCAATGGCTATAGATACAAAAGCTAA
- the trmD gene encoding tRNA (guanosine(37)-N1)-methyltransferase TrmD has translation MRIDIITCCPQLFESPLKHFIFQRAIAQQLLSIHLHNLRAYTSCKHGKIDDQLYGGAAGMLLMIEPVANCIRALQKQRQYDEVIYMAPDGEPLDQNLVNKCSLKQHLMLLCGHYKGIDERIREHFITLEISIGDYVLSGGELPALILADAMVRVIPGVISDASSALTDSFQDGCVAPPAYTRPYNFEGKKVPDVLCSGNHKAIQEWIQQEKIDRTKKRRPDLLKH, from the coding sequence ATGAGAATTGATATTATAACCTGTTGTCCTCAGTTATTTGAAAGCCCACTTAAACATTTTATCTTTCAAAGGGCTATAGCACAGCAGCTGCTTTCGATCCACCTACATAACTTGCGTGCGTATACTTCATGTAAACATGGTAAAATTGATGATCAACTCTATGGTGGCGCTGCTGGGATGTTGTTAATGATAGAGCCAGTTGCGAATTGTATTAGAGCACTGCAAAAACAAAGACAGTATGATGAGGTTATATATATGGCTCCAGATGGCGAGCCATTGGATCAAAATCTTGTCAATAAATGTTCACTCAAGCAACATTTGATGCTATTGTGTGGCCATTATAAAGGGATAGATGAACGCATACGTGAACACTTTATTACCCTAGAAATCAGTATTGGGGACTACGTCCTTTCTGGGGGAGAACTCCCTGCACTCATCTTAGCAGACGCGATGGTTCGGGTTATACCAGGTGTTATATCAGACGCTTCTTCTGCACTGACCGACTCTTTTCAAGATGGATGTGTAGCACCACCTGCTTATACAAGACCTTACAATTTTGAGGGTAAAAAAGTTCCAGATGTATTATGCTCTGGTAATCACAAAGCTATTCAGGAGTGGATCCAGCAAGAAAAAATAGACAGAACAAAAAAAAGAAGACCAGATCTACTGAAACATTAG